The region TGCCCGAACCCGACTCGCCGATCAGGCCCAGGATCTCGCCGGGAGCGAGGGTGAGGTCGATGTCGGCGACGATCGCGGCCTCCGAAGGCACGCCGCGGACCTCGACGCCGGCGGCGTTCAGCGCAGTCGTCATCAGCTCCGGCCTCCCTTCTCGATTCCGCGGTCGACGCCGGCCACCGACCGCGCCAGCCCGTCGGCCACCAGGTTCGTGCCGATGGTCAGCACCGCGATGGCCAGCACCGGCAGCGCCACCGCCCACGGCTGCACGGTCAGCGCGATCCTGTTCTCGTTGATCATCAGTCCCCAGTCCGCGGTCGGCGGTTGCAGTCCGAGGCCGAGGAAGCTCAGTCCGGCGACGATCCCGATGGAGTAGTTCAGCCGCAGCCCCAGCTCCACCAGGACGGTGCCGGTGACGTTGGGCAGGATCTCGCCGAGCAGGATGCGGGTGCGCGACATCCCGATCGCCTCCGCCGACTTGACGAAGTCGCGCTCGGCGACCGCCAGCGTGGCGGCCCGGACCACCCGCATCACGCGCGGCAGGTGACCGCCCGCGACCACCAGCACCAGCAGCCACAGCTCGGGGCCGACCACGCTGACGAACAGCAGCGCCAGCACCACCTGCGGGAACGCCAGCACGATGTCGGCCACGCGCATCACCGACTCGTCCAGCCACCCGCGCCGGTAGCCGGCGTACATGCCCAGCAGTGCGCCGAGGCCTACGCCGAGCAGCGTCGCCACCGCGGCGAGCATCAGCAGCGTGCGGCCGCCGTGCAGGAAGCGGGTCAGCACGTCGCGGCCGAGGTTGTCGGTGCCGAACCAGGAACCGGCGGCCGGGTCGGAGAACGGGGTGTCGACGAACTCCGTCGCGCTGTGCGGTGCGATCCACGGACCGGCCACCGCGACGAGCAGGACCAGGGCGGCGAGCCCGAGCCCGACCTTGCTGCGCGGCAGGCGGAGCGCGGTGCGCAGCACGCCGGCGGCGCGGGGCACGTGCTGGACGGCGGGTTCGGTGGGTGCGTTCGTCGTCGCGGTCATCGCGCGGACCTCACCTTCGGGTTCGCGGCCAGGCTCACCAGGTCGGCCAGCAGGTTCACCACGATGTAGACCGCGGCGATCGCCAGCGCCAGCGTCTGCACCACCGGCAGGTCGCGGTTGTTGACCGCGTCGACCAGGGCGAACCCGATGCCGGGGAAGCGGAACAGGAACTCCACGATCA is a window of Saccharopolyspora erythraea NRRL 2338 DNA encoding:
- a CDS encoding ABC transporter permease encodes the protein MTATTNAPTEPAVQHVPRAAGVLRTALRLPRSKVGLGLAALVLLVAVAGPWIAPHSATEFVDTPFSDPAAGSWFGTDNLGRDVLTRFLHGGRTLLMLAAVATLLGVGLGALLGMYAGYRRGWLDESVMRVADIVLAFPQVVLALLFVSVVGPELWLLVLVVAGGHLPRVMRVVRAATLAVAERDFVKSAEAIGMSRTRILLGEILPNVTGTVLVELGLRLNYSIGIVAGLSFLGLGLQPPTADWGLMINENRIALTVQPWAVALPVLAIAVLTIGTNLVADGLARSVAGVDRGIEKGGRS